A segment of the Vibrio sp. 16 genome:
AGGGTCGACGGATGTTTCTATTTTCACTATCCTTCCTCCGAATCTATCACTTTACGTATTTTTTCAATCATTAGCACCGCGTCTAGATTGTCCCCGTGGACACAAATGGTATCCGCATCAATCGATAACGTGTAACCGTCCAGCGTTCTTACTTTTCCGTATCGGACTATCTGCGTCACTTGGTCTAAGATCGCTTGCTCATCGTGTATAACGGCGCCAGCCATAGAGCGAGGTGCTAAATGCCCGTTGGATAAATACCGTCGGTCGGCAAACGTTTCGAACAAAAGAGGGACATCATAATCGTCAGCAATGTCGAGTCGGTCTTGATTATCTTGGGTGGCTAACGTCATTAAGGGCACGTTAAAGCAAGAGACAGCATCTACAACCGCTTCAAATACACTGGTATTTTTTAGCATATCGTTGTAAAGCGCACCGTGAGGTTTGACATAGTGAAGGGTGGTATTTTCACTTTCACAGATCGCTTTTAGCGCACCGACTTGATAGATCACCATATTGGAAATCTCGTTTTTCGAGAGCGTCATGCTTCTGCGGCCAAACCCTTGTATGTCTGGGTAGCTAGGGTGCGCACCGATTGCAACATTGTGATTAATGGCCAGTTTCACCGTTGAACTCATGATCATCGGATCGGATGCGTGAAACCCACAGGCAATGCTTGCTTGATCAATATGGGGCATGGCGAGCTCATCACACCCCATTGTCCACTGACCATAGCTTTCACCCATGTCGCAATTTAATTTAATGTTCGTTTTGTTCATTGCAAATAAGCTCTCCGAAATTGCCCCTACCACCTTGTTTCAATTCTATACTTGAAACAGTGATCAGTTTCATTATTTGATCAACAACTTAGCAAAAACATAGGCTTCTAAATATGAATCTTTACTGATAAGTGGAATAATATAGACTGCTAATATAGCAAGGAACCTAGATGTACAAGCGCTCAATTCTTTTTACTTCTCTCTCTCTCGCAGGATGCGCCGTATTCGCAGATGACAATTTGGACGAACTTATGTCAATGAGTTTAGAAGAGTTGTCGATGTTGGATGTTGCCGTGGAAACTGCCTCTAAATTCTCACAGAAAGTGTCAGATGTCCCCGCGTCTGTCTACGTGTTATCAAGCGAACGAATTCAACGTAGTGGTGCGACCAATATCCAAGAAGCTCTTGCTCTAGTTCCCGGTATGTACGTCACTAAATGGAACGAAAA
Coding sequences within it:
- a CDS encoding 5-oxoprolinase subunit PxpA — its product is MNKTNIKLNCDMGESYGQWTMGCDELAMPHIDQASIACGFHASDPMIMSSTVKLAINHNVAIGAHPSYPDIQGFGRRSMTLSKNEISNMVIYQVGALKAICESENTTLHYVKPHGALYNDMLKNTSVFEAVVDAVSCFNVPLMTLATQDNQDRLDIADDYDVPLLFETFADRRYLSNGHLAPRSMAGAVIHDEQAILDQVTQIVRYGKVRTLDGYTLSIDADTICVHGDNLDAVLMIEKIRKVIDSEEG